The segment CCAGCCCGACCGGCGCAGCGCCCGGCTCGGCTTCACCGTCACCGGGCTGACCCTCTACGTCCTGTGGAACCTCACCACCCTCGCCGGTGCCCTGGGCGCCGAGGCGCTCGGCGACACCGAGACCTGGGGCCTGGACGCGGCCGGCCCCGCGGTCTTCCTGGCGCTGCTGGCGCCGATGCTCAAGGACACCGTGGAGCGGGTCGCGGCCGGTCTCGCCGTGGTGCTGGTCATGGTGACGCTGCCGCTGCTGCCCACCGGTGTACCGGTGCTGGTCGCGGCGCTCGCCGCACCCGCCGTCCTCGTCGTCCAGGGGCGCCGCGGGCAGGGGACGGCGCAGGGGCCGCGCGCCGACCGGGCCGACGACCACGGCCCGCCCGCGCGCCCGGAGGGAACCTCCGCGAGCCGCCCCGCCACCGAGGAGGACCCGGCATGAACGTCTGGATCGCCATCGCCGTCACCGCCGTCGGCTGCTACCTGGTCAAGTACCTCGGCCTGGCGGCACCCGCCGGCCTCCTGGAGCGCCCGCTGGTCAAACGGCTGGCCGCGCTCCTGCCGGTGGCCCTGCTGGCCGCGCTCACCGCCCAGCAGACCTTCAGCGACGGCCGGCACCTGATGCTCGACGCCAAGGCCGCGGGGGTGGCCGCCGCGGCCGTCGCGCTCGTCCTGCGGGCGCCGTTCCTCCTGGTCGTCGGCGTCGCCGTGGCCGTCACCGCGGGGGTGCGGGCCCTGGGAGGGTGAGCGCTGCGGGACGCCCTAGAGGGGACGCCCGTACGCCCGGAGGGTCAGCAGCGCCCTGAGCGTCACCATCGGACGGCTCTCCAGCGCCGCCCCGTGTGCCCACACCCGCCAGTTCAGCGGCCAGCCGCCGTCCTCCTCCTGGAGCGCGACGAGGTGATCCAGCGCCCGCTCCATCTCCTCGTCGGTGAACCAGTCCCGGGCCAGCGAGCCGGGCGCGGGCGCGAAGTCGTAGGCGAGGTGGTGCTCCCCGGGGGCGTACCCCGGTGCCACCGGGACGTCCGCGGCCTGCTCCGGGTCCAGCAGCACCAGGCGCCGGTCCCGTACGAGCCGGCCGAGCCGCTGCGCCGCCGCGGCGGCCCGTGGCCGGTCCGGGGCGCCGTCCAGGAAGGCCACCGCCGCCTCGACCTCGTACGGGTGGGTGTCCTCCATCGACTCCACTGCCGCCCAGCAGTAGTCCGTGGCCCGGAACAGCCAGGCGTGCCACACCTCGTTCCGGTGCAGGA is part of the Streptomyces platensis genome and harbors:
- a CDS encoding AzlC family ABC transporter permease, coding for MPEQTEIRTTERAAPPPPAPPATSDAAVIRDALGVGIAVGLSGFAFGVTSAGAGLSLLQTCALSLLVFTGASQLALVGALAAGGNPLTAAAGAFFLGARNAFYGLRLSAVLGYRATVKPFAAHWVLDETSAVALAQPDRRSARLGFTVTGLTLYVLWNLTTLAGALGAEALGDTETWGLDAAGPAVFLALLAPMLKDTVERVAAGLAVVLVMVTLPLLPTGVPVLVAALAAPAVLVVQGRRGQGTAQGPRADRADDHGPPARPEGTSASRPATEEDPA
- a CDS encoding AzlD domain-containing protein gives rise to the protein MNVWIAIAVTAVGCYLVKYLGLAAPAGLLERPLVKRLAALLPVALLAALTAQQTFSDGRHLMLDAKAAGVAAAAVALVLRAPFLLVVGVAVAVTAGVRALGG